The region ATAAATTAAGTAGCGCTTTGTTGTTAATTAGCATTATTAACAAACCATTTTGTTGTTAATTGAATTGCTGAGTTAAATTTAAATTTAGGTAAATATTCTAACAGATTAGTCGCTTTACTAATATCTGCTAAAGAATGTTTGACATCTCCTTTTCTGGCTGGACCGTATAAAACCTGACTTTGAGTTTCAATATTTAAATCTAAAAGGTTTTTTTTAATATAATCCGTTAGTTGATTAAGGTTGATGTTTTCTGCACAAGCAACATTAAAAACTTGATTTATAGCGTTATGGTTATCAGTTAAAGCAGCTTTAATATTTGCTTGAACAATATTTTCGACAAAAGTGAAGTCTCTGGAGTGTTGTCCATCACCATTAATAGTTAAGGTTTCATTATTCAACATTTGACCAATAAACTTCGGGATAACAGCAGCATAGGCTCCATTTGGATCTTGTTTAGGTCCAAACACATTAAAATATCTTAACCCAATAGTTTCTAATCCATAGGTTTTATAAAACACATCTGCGTATAACTCATTTACATATTTAGTAACTGCGTATGGAGATAGTGGTTTTCCTATTTTGTCCTCCTGTTTTGGTAGTGCTTTACTATCTCCATAAGTACTAGAAGAAGCTGCATAAATGACTCGTTTTACAGTACTGTTTTCTTTAGCTGCTACTAGAATATTTAAAAAGCCTGAAATATTTGTGGTATTTGTAGCTATGGGGTTGTTTATTGATCTAGGAACAGATCCTAATGCGGCTTGGTGTAGAACGTAATCTACATCTTCCATTGCGTTTATACACGTTTTTAAATCTTCAATATTTCCTTTAATAAGTTTAATATTTGGAGAGTTTAAAAAAGGTTCTAAATTTTGTTTTTTACCTGTAGAAAAATTATCTAATACTATAATTTTTTTTGCGTTGTACTTCAATAAATATTCTACTAAATTAGAACCAATAAATCCAGCTCCTCCCGTAACTAAAAACGAAAAATTAGATAAATCTTTGGTATGATATTTATGAGTATACATTAACTATTAAGAGTATTTAATGTTGTTTTTAAGCTTAATTTCCATTCTGGTATTTCTAAATTAAAATCAGTACTAATTTTAGTTTTATCTAAAACACTATATTTTGGTCTTTTTGCTTTTGTTAAAAATGCTTCAGATGGGACAGGATTTACTTTAATGTTTGTATTTGATAGTTCAAAAATTGCTTTAGCAAAATCATACCAAGTAGCCTCTCCTGTATTACTGTAATGATAAATACCATAACATGAGTTTTTAGACTTTACTATTCTTATCAAAGCATCAGCTAAATCTAAAGCGCTTGTTGGTGTTCCCTTTTGATCATTAACGACATTTAGCTCATCTCTATCATCCGATAATTTTAGCATTGTTTTTACAAAATTAGACTTATGTTTTGAATACAACCATGAGGTTCTAATTATATAATATTGCTTCAAAATAGCCATTATTTCATTTTCTCCTTCTAATTTAGAGGCTCCATAGACACTTAACGGATTGGTCTTGTCTTTTTCGCTGTAGGGCACACTACCTTTACCATCAAAGACAAAATCTGTAGAAATATGCATTAAAGTAACCTTATACTTTTTGCATGCTTCTGCTAAGTTTTTCGCTCCTAGTGTGTTAATATTATATGCTAAATCTTTGTTGTCTTCAGCAGCATCAACTGCGGTGTAAGCAGCACAATTAATACAGTAATCTGCGTTATGTTTATTAAATACTAATTCTATCTGTTTGGGATTGGTAATATCTAATTCTTGACTATCTAAAAAGACAAAATCTAACGTTTTAATATCGTTAGATTGTTCTTTAAGGCATAGTCCTAGTTGTCCATTAGCTCCAGTTACTAGAATTTTTTTCATTTAAACAATTCTTTTACAGTTGGTAAAACTTTATCTTTTTCTGAGATTACTAGTTGGTCTTTTTTTAAAACCCAATCTATATTCAACGTTTCATCATCATAGATAATACCACCTTCTGATGCTTTGTTATACCAATTATCTACTTTGTAATTAAACACAGCAGTATCACTTAACACAATAAAACCATGTGCAAAACCACGTGGTACATACAATTGTTTTTTATTTTCTGAAGACAATTCTACACTAATATGCTTTAAAAATGTTTGTGAATGCGGTCGTATGTCTACTGCAACGTCTAATACTTTTCCCTGAGTGACTCTTACTAGTTTTGCTTGTGCATACTCACCACTTTGAAAATGTAAACCTCTTAAAACACCTTTACTAGAAAAAGATTCATTGTCTTGAATAAAATTGACATCTCCTCCTATTAATGCATCAAATTGTTTTTTGTTATAACTTTCCAGAAAATATCCCCTTTGGTCTCCAAAAACGTTTGGTTCTAGGATGTAACAATCTTTTAAAATGGTCTTTTTAGCTTCCATTTTATTCTTGGTTTACTAAACTTATTAAATGTTCTCCATATCCACTTTTTAATAGTGGTGTCGCTAAATCTACTAACTGTTGTTTTGTAATAAAACCGCTACTGTATGCCGCTTCTTCAATTGCTCCAATTTTTAATCCTTGTCGCTCTTCTATAACTTGAACAAATTGAGAAGCTTGCATTAGCGAATTAAATGTACCAGTATCCAACCATGCTGTTCCTTTATCTAATATAGAGACTTTGAGCTTGCCTTGTTTGAGGTATTCTTTATTAACATCTGTTATTTCTAGTTCGCCTCTGTGGCTTGGTTTGATGTTTTTTGCTATTTCAATGACATTATTATCATAAAAATATATTCCTGGAACCGCATAATTAGATTTTGGCTTTTCAGGTTTTTCTTCAATAGCAAGTGCTTTTCCGTTACTATCAAAATTGACTACACCATATCGCTCTGGATCCGTAACATGATAAGCATACACAATGCCTCCATCTGGATCATTATTTGACTTTAAAAGATCTGACAATCCTGTTCCATAAAAAATATTATCTCCTAAAATTAAAGCAACTTTATCCTTTCCAACAAAATCTGCTCCTATAATAAAAGCCTCTGCTAATCCATTAGGAGCCTCTTGTACTGCGTACTGAAAATTACATCCCAGATGTGCACCATCACCTAACAATTGTTTAAAAAGCGGTAAGTGCTCTGGTGTTGAGATAATTAATATTTCTCTTATACCAGCATGCATCAATGTTGATAAAGGGTAATAAATCATTGGCTTATCATAGATAGGCATTAACTGTTTACTTAACACTTTAGTTAATGGGTGAAGTCGCGTTCCGGATCCTCCTGCAAGTATAATTCCTTTCATTAGCTATTATATTTTTCTAAATACCAGTCTATTGTTTTACGTATTCCCGATTCAAAATTTTCATCAGCTTTCCATCCTAACTCATTCTCTATTTTAGTAGCATCAATTGCATATCTAAAGTCATGTCCTGGTCTATCTTTAACAAAAGTAATTTGCTCCTTATAAGATTTAGAAGATGGTTTAATTTCGTCTAAAATAGAGCAAATAGTATCTACTATGTATAAATTATTACGTTCGTTTCTCCCACCAATATTGTAGGTTTCTCCTTCTTTTCCTGTTCTATAAACTAAATCTATACCTTTACAGTGGTCTAATACATACAACCAGTCTCTAATATTCTTCCCGTCTCCATAAATTGGAATGTTTTCACCAGAAATTGCTTTTCTAATAATTGTTGGTATTAATTTTTCATTGTGTTGTTTTGGCCCATAATTGTTGGAACAGTTAGTTGTTACTACGTTCATACCGTAAGTATGAAAATAACTTCTAACAACAAAGTCTGATGCAGCTTTAGAAGCACTATAAGGGCTATTAGGAGCATAATGTGTGCTTTCGGTAAACAATCCTGTTTCGCCTAAGGTACCATAGACCTCATCTGTTGATATATGATGAAATCTATTGTGTTCACAACCTTCTTTTACTTTGAAAGGAGCGTCCATCCAATGTTTTTTGGCAACATCTATTAAATTAAATGTTCCAGTAATGTTAGTATCTATAAAAGCGCCAGGATTAGTTATAGAATTATCAACATGAGATTCTGCTGCAAAATGAATAACACCATCAAAATTATACTTTTCAAATAGATTTTCTAAAAGTTTTCTATCACAAATATCTCCTTTTACAAAGGTGTAGTTTTGATAGGTTTCAATATTTTTTAGGTTAGTTAAATCGCCTGCATAAGTT is a window of Olleya sp. YS DNA encoding:
- a CDS encoding SDR family oxidoreductase, whose translation is MYTHKYHTKDLSNFSFLVTGGAGFIGSNLVEYLLKYNAKKIIVLDNFSTGKKQNLEPFLNSPNIKLIKGNIEDLKTCINAMEDVDYVLHQAALGSVPRSINNPIATNTTNISGFLNILVAAKENSTVKRVIYAASSSTYGDSKALPKQEDKIGKPLSPYAVTKYVNELYADVFYKTYGLETIGLRYFNVFGPKQDPNGAYAAVIPKFIGQMLNNETLTINGDGQHSRDFTFVENIVQANIKAALTDNHNAINQVFNVACAENINLNQLTDYIKKNLLDLNIETQSQVLYGPARKGDVKHSLADISKATNLLEYLPKFKFNSAIQLTTKWFVNNAN
- the rfbD gene encoding dTDP-4-dehydrorhamnose reductase, with the protein product MKKILVTGANGQLGLCLKEQSNDIKTLDFVFLDSQELDITNPKQIELVFNKHNADYCINCAAYTAVDAAEDNKDLAYNINTLGAKNLAEACKKYKVTLMHISTDFVFDGKGSVPYSEKDKTNPLSVYGASKLEGENEIMAILKQYYIIRTSWLYSKHKSNFVKTMLKLSDDRDELNVVNDQKGTPTSALDLADALIRIVKSKNSCYGIYHYSNTGEATWYDFAKAIFELSNTNIKVNPVPSEAFLTKAKRPKYSVLDKTKISTDFNLEIPEWKLSLKTTLNTLNS
- the rfbC gene encoding dTDP-4-dehydrorhamnose 3,5-epimerase, with the translated sequence MEAKKTILKDCYILEPNVFGDQRGYFLESYNKKQFDALIGGDVNFIQDNESFSSKGVLRGLHFQSGEYAQAKLVRVTQGKVLDVAVDIRPHSQTFLKHISVELSSENKKQLYVPRGFAHGFIVLSDTAVFNYKVDNWYNKASEGGIIYDDETLNIDWVLKKDQLVISEKDKVLPTVKELFK
- the rfbA gene encoding glucose-1-phosphate thymidylyltransferase RfbA, whose amino-acid sequence is MKGIILAGGSGTRLHPLTKVLSKQLMPIYDKPMIYYPLSTLMHAGIREILIISTPEHLPLFKQLLGDGAHLGCNFQYAVQEAPNGLAEAFIIGADFVGKDKVALILGDNIFYGTGLSDLLKSNNDPDGGIVYAYHVTDPERYGVVNFDSNGKALAIEEKPEKPKSNYAVPGIYFYDNNVIEIAKNIKPSHRGELEITDVNKEYLKQGKLKVSILDKGTAWLDTGTFNSLMQASQFVQVIEERQGLKIGAIEEAAYSSGFITKQQLVDLATPLLKSGYGEHLISLVNQE
- the rfbB gene encoding dTDP-glucose 4,6-dehydratase, which gives rise to MKTKTILVTGGAGFIGSNFVPYFLKEYPNTHLVNLDKLTYAGDLTNLKNIETYQNYTFVKGDICDRKLLENLFEKYNFDGVIHFAAESHVDNSITNPGAFIDTNITGTFNLIDVAKKHWMDAPFKVKEGCEHNRFHHISTDEVYGTLGETGLFTESTHYAPNSPYSASKAASDFVVRSYFHTYGMNVVTTNCSNNYGPKQHNEKLIPTIIRKAISGENIPIYGDGKNIRDWLYVLDHCKGIDLVYRTGKEGETYNIGGRNERNNLYIVDTICSILDEIKPSSKSYKEQITFVKDRPGHDFRYAIDATKIENELGWKADENFESGIRKTIDWYLEKYNS